Genomic window (Rosa chinensis cultivar Old Blush chromosome 6, RchiOBHm-V2, whole genome shotgun sequence):
GTATTTGATGACTTGTCACTATTCACTTATGGTTAATATCTGGCTTTAGTTTTCATGTCATTTCAACCTTGGTAATATATCTTAGGGTGGggtaataaaaaacaaaagcttACAAGTAGTAACTCGAATCTCATGTCgagtagctagctagctagttaatTACCATCAACGCGGTCCTGCTCAAGTGCTCATACCAAACAAGTAGTACTACCTCTCATCTTTTATATAGAGGGATAGCCGGATAGGGTTTGAGTTTGACACTCAATGGTTAAGATGGTAGGCGGGTTAGACAGGGAATGGAGTGTAGAGAGGCCGAGCCTTGGCTATGTGTTAGGGGCCGCATTTGTAATGCcgcaagcaaccttgtccagggtcattagtcaagcctttggttggtttgcttgtgtgctagggatgttttggtaatttacaaattatgtaatttattttatttagcatttagtctcctcggcctttttcatgtttcctctTGCCATGTTCATGTAAGGCCGATATGCTCTTTAGGGAAGGgttcctagtcggcatagtttggactatggaactagtataggtaagcacatgtacttttgcctcccttaccgtcttaccatcaataaaagaggaattattcaatcatttGTGTCCCGTGAGATTGCTTCTTGATCTTTCCTTTCGATTACTCATttgttcttcgtggttgccaaacatttatataattgtgttgCTTGCCTTTAGCACCTTTTTAATATCGTGTGgttttcattgttccttgcaaggtactcacttggctgacttgcttaCTTGTAAGTGCCGCGCGGTCCTCTTTGCGCATTGCAAATTTGGCCCGCGACACTATGCTTAGCTACGATAGaaaaatatcaataaaaattATAGTGAGGCGTACTCCATTTTAATTAAACTACATAAAAGTGAAGGGCAAATTGTAAAGTATATGAAAAAGTGGAGTCTCAAAATCTTTATCCTAATTGTCTCGTAATTAGATTGCAACTTTGGTCCTTATGTTCATTGCAGTTTCAGTCACTTTCATCTCTTTCCATTAAGATGAGATATATATCTTTAGAGttggagttaaaaaaaaaaaaaaatggaaatcatGTATGCATCGATTACCCTCAAAATTataaaaagggctaaatactgtttactaccctgtactttggattcgaaatcaattcagtccctgtaGTTTcagtttcatcaaaaacacccctgcagtaTCAAATCTAGTCTAATAGGTCATTTCGTTACACATCCGTTAATTGGAGCCGTCAGTATCTGACGTGGCATGCCAACTCAACAGAAGTGGGGCCCATTTGGAAGGGAAATTTCTAAAATTGTCCTTGGCTCTTATCTTACCCAGATTTCAGCCAAAAACCCTATTACGCATCCCACTTCGTGACCTTCCTCCTAAAACTGTCTCGAATCCAAAAAAAATTGGAGAAAGCAAGAATTCTCACTCTCTTGCTTTGAAACTGAAAAAATCGAGAAGATTGATTAAAGGCGTGAAGAAACGAATGCGTTTGGCTTGATTCAAAGAAGATTTCGACATGGCCGGCAATGAGATCGACATTTGGATACCGAGAAAAATGAAGGTTGGAGATGAAATTCCTTATTATAGTGAGTTTGgtgtttagggttttggattaatTACTGGGCGTTCTGGGCGGTTtcctccaactttttttttccccgaaACCTAAACTTGACATCAGTGAAACCTAAACCCATTCGACCCCCAAAACTAGAAAAATAGACCGCAACATTTGTTCGCTCTCCCCACCAAACCACCGTGCCTCAGCTCCACACATCCACCGGAGCTCCCCCCCTGCCACCGTAGCTCCATGCCTCCACCGCGACTCTGCCTCTATTTCAATATTTTGGGATTGGGATTGAACTATTGGacagtttgaactttgaagagaaGAATTTGTTCTTCAGTTTTCACTTCTTCGTATCTGTTTGAATGAGTTTGCTACTTCTAATTTTGTTATTTAGTCTTGATTTGGATGAGTTTGCTGCTTCTAATTTTGCTTATTTTCGTGGGTTTTTCTATTCAGAAACTGTTGAGCTACATCGTGGAtgagattgattttgttttgtgtttgccTTTTGTAAATCATAGTGATTTTCATTGTTGGTAGTTTGGTACATATGATATGCTGCTGtccttttcctattgaatgatGACGAGTGAACTACAGGGTTAGTACAGGTCCAAAATAGGAGTAATTGTGATGATGCttattatatatgaagttttgcTATGTCGCCTCCATTGTTTAATGTCTAAAATAAGAGATCCCAGGTCTGCTAGTGCTAATTAATGCTCTGTTAGTACATTTTTATAAGCTGACGTTTCAATTGGTTAATGCTCTATTGCTCtgttatttcaaattttcaattctattcaCTTATTCATGTTACTGCATTGAGTGCATTATGCTAGTTCAATTGAATCAATTCTATTCTTGGTAATGATTTAATGCATTCTGCCATTATGAAATGCATTCTGTTAATGACTCGATGTAATAATGTTTGGGCAATGGTACTGTTGATAATCATATTAGTGGCAGCGCATATGGAAGCATTTGCAGTAGCAATGATGGAAAGGCCAGTTTGGCTGTACCAGGTCAGATGGCCACAACTTCTGAGAGTTTGAATGACAGTAGTCGCTATGTTCGTGAGGGATCCGCAGTGGATTCTCTTCGTTCCAACCAAAGGGAAGCAGCTCTGACCAAGTTCTGACTAAAGATAGATGCTTTGAGAAGAAGGTATTATCATCATGTTTTTTAATTCCTGTAATTAATGTTGCTGTTGCTATTATCATCTGAGGTTGAATGCACAACCTTGGATATTGGGTTTGGGTCTTATGCTTACACACATTGATTTCCATGTGTCCATGTAAAAGAAAAGTTCAGTTTGACTCATGAACAGGTAGGTTGAAGGTTTGGACTTTGGTGCATATGTGTTGTCATTTAATGGTTTGAAAGTTTAGGTTTTATTACTGATCTATTCATGAAGAAGCAGGTTGAAAGTTTGGAGTTGGGTGTGTTGATTAATAAGTGGTATGATGCATATATTTTTGGTCATTGTTAATGTGAATGTAGAAGAAGATGGCTGAAATGAAGGCATCAAGGAAACAAGGAGCCAAAGCCAATGCTGCCACAACTGCTAAGTCTGCCAAAGCTGCTGCCACATCTACCTCAACCAAAGCATCAAAGGGCCAAGCTCCAATAGCTTCCAGATCATCTAAGAGGATTAGGGACAATTCCAAACAAGGGGGAAAATAGGAAAGAGGAACTAGAATGTCACATTAGCAAGCCCTACCATTTTTTGTCCATGTTTTGTGTAACTCGGTTGGTAGCTTTAATGCCCTTTTTGCTAATATGATTAGAGCTAATTGAAATGCAAACTTTTCAAATGTTGCAAACATATTTGGGCTGCTAAGTCTTTTGGAAATTTAAGAAACTTTCATGTTTTGTATGAATGTTGTTTAATTTAGGTCCCTTAAATTTAAGTTCAGTTGTGTTCCCAAGTTGTGAGTTTTGAGAAGTTGTTTTCAGAAGAAAATACCTTATGTTTGATGCTAAGCCATATTATAATCAAGTACATTTCAAATATggagtttgatttttttttttcaagtgtccaattttttttgtgggaaaatttaaaaaaattgaaatgggGGCCGCAATAGGGTTTCTGGGCTAGAATAGAGGCTGAgacaattttgaaattttgcctAATAGGTGGGTTCCACATTTTCTGACGTGGCATGCCACATAGGCGAGTTAACTGCTCCAATTGACAGATGTGTAACGAAAGGACCTATTAGAAGAGATTTGATACTGCATGagtatttttgatgaaattgaaactacagggactgaattgatttcggacccaaagtacagggtagtaaacagtatttagcccttataaAAATGTCCAAAACtacaaaatttaaaacacgaggACCATACTTGCAATCCTACGAAAACAAGTAAACAAATTTACCCAAGATACAATCTTCCCTTAATTATGAGTTTTTATATGTATGATGAGGGACTTCGCACATTCGAGAGGTAAATTTATGCTTCACGTATATATACAAATTATAATATGAGGAATTTCGTGCAATCTGACTCCATTTTTTCGTCCGCATCGGTCCTGAAGATCTCATATAGTTGttgaatcatatatatatatatatatatatatcctatctagagtgaggcctcactttgaaattaatgtatgaggttggagtttagggtcacttttcggtctcatgtccacatctcaaccgttcagtttttaagtattaatgtatagatcatctctgcaaatttcagccaaattgatggtagTGAAGACAATTGTAGTGCCCCAGAAATTTGccattattttccgaggatttttcggaatctaaattgtggttattggactgtttcgtggctcgtggacggagcggaagtgttttggacgaaattttattcgaagaatatggttttaggggaggtgcaaaggttgactttttactcgttgggtttctctgaaaattaccttcACAAAAATCGTAGAGcacgtcaatacgagttcgtggacatgcggaacgcagaaatcggagttcgtatgaagaagttatggccgtcggaaaaagtttccagtttggtatatatgagatttttccggaaattatttcagaaattcgaattttccattttcagaaataatttctctctcctctctcccgagcCTGTGTCGCCCTCTCCACTTCGCCGGCGTCGTTCTCCCTCGTCCGGCCACCTTTGGAGgcgattcaaagtgggttctcttctcctcatcctcctctacacgtctgtggaaGCCATCGAGCGTGGGTCGAGCTGTGGTGGGCACTGCAAGGTCGAGAAGAAGCCACGGTAGAGCTGAAATCGCCTTGATCAGAGTCGGCGATTCCAGCCACCTTTGCAGGTGATTCTTGggggcttttggagcccagaggatGTAGAAGCTTTCTCTTAAGGTGGTTTGCATCGATTCAACTTGTGGAGATCAAATTTTAGAATTTGGGATTCTACggttcatcaaaattcaaacctttcgaggtaaattccggtcAAATGGGTTTGATttagactttgtgctagttatgaaagttgtaattggagtttAGATGAAAAACTTTTTTGTTGGAAGTTTggccaaattctgactttgggccgGCGGTGGCGTGGCcattgtggtggtgttttctggcggttttcggccacctcagggacagTTTCTGTCCCTGAttttgatctactcgtcgatacgagcattttgatatacaacacttaatttttggatatcatatgagcatgttagggtttttacggtttcgaaccATTCGATTAtttgatctgtgaggatccgactatccgatcgacttgtggttttgtcacATCGATAGTAGAAGTATTCTGGAGACTTAGGAAGGTCTCGGATATGGTtctgcctcgattggcgttacttttggggatttagttcaaaacgggggttttgaactttaatcactttgtgattcgtgcactCAATTGAGACTCTATGTGTTCAGGTGCTTGTTGGACTTGTTGAACGGATTGCGGCGATTGTGCTTGCTTTGGTTaacgtgtgaagacgcagcaggattctgACGTGAGTAAATCtctcgatatttgttatgagcatgatcgatattCATTATGAGCAatattaccctattgtcttggagttattaggttaactatgactatggttgatattagtggcattcttgagtgaatgactacgtgtacatatatatatatgtgaaatatatatgtattggtgcaaTTGTTGAGATACTATGGGTCTAGTACGACCATCTTAATTggtgatttaagatatggtagcttgtgtaggaatatttgtgtaatgaatcgttagaatcagtgtgatgaatctttgtgatgctTGCCATGTAAatcttgtgtaggaatatttttGTAATGAATCGTtggaatcagtgtgatgaatctttgtgatgattgccatgtaaagcttgtgtaggaatatttgtgtaatgaatcgttggaattagtgtgatgaatctttgtgatgattgccatgtaaagcttgtgtaggaatattcgTGTAATGAATCGTTTCAAtaagtgtgatgaatctttgtgatgattgctatctgagtgatgaccggtgaaatctatgtgatgacccgCTGGAAATAGGTCTCAGCCTCATCGACGAGTGGCGGGTGTTGCCGGACGGGATTGTGGGGTCTTGGGGTTTCAGTTTTGGTCTCTGTTTCATCCTTCCTGGTCGTGTATGAATTTTCGTTCCTCTCAGGCGGCGATGCAGGTGGGCAGGATGGATGGTTGGCAATCGACGTAGGCTTGGAGTAGGTGGGCAGTGGCCAGATCGTGGCGGCGGTATGTCATGAATCGTATGGCGACTACTATCTCTCTGAGTTTGGTCGATAGGCGAAGAGTGCAAGGGTTTCGGATTGTCAAGCGGATGGATGAAGCCCCGCGACAAGACACTGCGAGTTTCTTACTGATACTTGGTGTGGGCTCGTCAGGATCTGGCGCTATGCCTGGATCCGGCCTACAAAAGTTGAGGTTGGTGTGGCTTGCTTTGTGGATTGCGTCTCTCCGGCGTTGCAAGTTCGACCGGACAGATTTATGGTGGTGGCCTGCCGACGGGTCATCTGAGGAGAAGGAAGATGTTTGTGGCGGCTGGGCTTTGGCTTTGTTTCAGGTAGTTTTCTTGGTTAGGGTTTCGATCAGGGTTTtggttagggtttcgattagGGTTTGGGTTAGGTTTTTCTGGTCTTTAGCATGTCCCTACTCtgttgagctagggttgggtcaaattgaggtgccatggatgtggtgtTTTTCCTGGGGACGAATTGGTTTATTGTCAGTTTCatcttatggtcaatgtgctgacgagcgatccttgcacgtggtctggcttGTTTGGGACATggtgtggaagagggcgttGGTTGTTTTAGCGGTTGTCTATGAGGTGGTATCGATATTCTCGGGATTCTTGGTAGCCCGAGATGTTGGGCGGtataggtggttaggggttgggccattttggctcatggatgtcatttttggtgacggacccgtaactggtttaggttctagggaggagagtgagaaattcttgtccaccaccggtcattcccatGTCATGTAACTTTGGTTCATTTTAATAAGAGTGATTCTAGtcggacctccaaatttgatatatagacctctttctttttttggaaaaatttaATGTCAGTTGTACccctaattgaaaaaaaaaaaatcaatctcaatTTCCCTACCTCATTGCCCTGTTGCATATCCttattctctttctttctctcctcaTATTTGTATGTAAGAGCTACTCATAAAATGTTGCCAAGTTGATCAGAATCTTTCGTAGGTAGTCAGCCTTTCGTTTGGCTTTTgaaattatttcaatttgacTTTATGGTGGAGGTTGCTACCCACAAATTCATAATTAGGACTTTTGGTTTCTTAAAGTTAGTTCATGATGGATGAACTGATTTTGTTTCCGTGGAGAATTTGATCAAAGTTCATCTTCCCAACCATCAATATCTTGCTCCATCAATTATGACAAAAGCTTGGTAATGACATCGCACggaagggagggagggagggagagagggcgcgagagagagagagagagagagagagagagagagagagagagagagagagagagagagagagagagagagagaggtgccaTATTCTGGGGTGGCCATAGCATCATCAGTTATCACATATGTTAGGTTGCAGAGATAGGTGCAGCCCGTGGAGGAGGTGGGAAGAGAAAACAAAGTAGgggcaaaattgaaaatttaatgTACAAAAATATTAAAGGGGGTTCAAATAGCAAATAtggaggtctgaatagaactACCCTTTTATTAAAGgcttttattctcaaaaaaaaaaaaacaataggtaagtaattttttaaaataattctGAAAAGTTACATACATGGAGCACATAGAGGCTTTGGGGGAGTCAGGGCTACTTCAGTCCTACAAAGGAGTTACCTAATTAAGGCTTAGTttgtgattgattttggaggtgCTTTTGAACCTGATTCTACTTTTGGGCTTTAGctatggtgtttggtaaaatgtCTAGAAGTGGCTTTTGGTCCAAATTGATTCTCCTAGAAGCTGAAACTGAGAAGCACCCGAGTACCAGCTTTGGGAAGCTGATTCTGTGAAAACACGGAGTGAACAGGGTTCATTAAATGAAATTTACAAAGATTTCCTATTATGTCCTCATCTTTTCTATGAGGATCGTGATAGGGTTATGCTCAGCCTCTCTTCCCAGCCTCCTCTGCCGTCGAAACTCAAAACACCTCAGCTCATCGATCGATCTCTTCTGTGTCTTCAAAATCCGATTCGGTCGCTCCTCCGCCACACGGCCCAAACCCAAAGCATTCCCGGACCCCAGCTTCTTCAACCTCCTTTCGTACTTGGCTCTTCCCAGCCTCCTCTgccgtcaaaactcaaaacacctCAGCTTATCGATCGATCTCTTCTGTGTCTTCAAAACCCGATTCCGTCGCTCCTCCGCCACACGCCCCAAACCCAAAGCATTCCCGGACCCTAGCTTCTTCAACCTCTTTTCGTACTTGGTAAGCTCCACATCAGAACCACTCTCCAGATCTTCCTTGTTATTCCTCCTCCCAGCATATATCATCCCATTCGAAGTTCCTATAACCTAGTCATACATTCTGGCGAAAACCCCACTGACATGAGCGGTGCAATGAACCGAGTAACCATCAATTTCGCGTAATCACATCTTTGCAAGCCTACCAAGAACCACTCTAtcaccgcctctctctctctctctctcaaacctaGCAGCAAATTGAGGCGAAAGTTTCTGTCTTTCAGCGAATCAAACTCACTGTAAGTCCTCTCCTTCTCCATCTTTCCCCAAATTTACAGTATATTGCTGTTGCAAGCTTCGATTCACTGCGCTTGTTATTGTTTGTCTCCTCTAAAGTTCTTAATTTTCCCCATATGCGTCACCTGCAGAACAAGTAGCAACAGATCGAAACAACTAGCTTCTTATTGTTTGGTCAATTTGTGGTATTTTGGGTACCAAATTACCGCACATAGAGACGGGGTAAGTAAGATTTTGAcacttttcaattcaattccagTCCCTCCAATTATTTCAccttttgatttcatttctttGATTATGATGCTacctgggtttttttttttttttggctactggttcttttatatgtatatatttcaaCCTTTGCATACTAGTGTGAAATTGATATATTCTGGTCCCTAGCCCTTTATTGAATCCTATGGTTTTAAACAAAGGATATATCTAGGTCTTTATTGTGGTCAGTAGCTTTGTATGAATGAGGATCGTGTTAGGTGTTGGATATGGTAGTTTATAACTATTGTTTGTTTACTACTAAGCATGTGTTATCTTTAGATGGGAAAGAAGAAATCCACCGGTACTGAAAATGTGGGatctagaaaacaaaaagccACATGGCCGGATGAGGTAGTAGCTATATTTTGTGATATAGCTGCTAAGGAAGTGGCCAAGGGAAACAGACCTGGTACACATTTTGATAAAAAGGGATGGTCAAATGTTATCATGGCCTTTAAGGAGTTAACCGGAAGGGATTACGATAAAAGCCAACTGAAAAATAAGTGGGATTCACT
Coding sequences:
- the LOC112171618 gene encoding uncharacterized protein LOC112171618, which produces MATTISLSLVDRRRVQGFRIVKRMDEAPRQDTASFLLILGVGSSGSGAMPGSGLQKLRLVWLALWIASLRRCKFDRTDLWWWPADGSSEEKEDVCGGWALALFQMGKKKSTGTENVGSRKQKATWPDEVVAIFCDIAAKEVAKGNRPGTHFDKKGWSNVIMAFKELTGRDYDKSQLKNKWDSLKNDWKLWSSLLHKETGIGWDPARKTVDAPAEWWESKIQINPEYRKFRDVGISPEMMAVYDNMFRGSTALGHFVMIPSATIDIEEVVEDSEHNLFSGDDEEDSDQDNERRGKKRTNLERQTEADKEKKGKGVMRGPKGKKEKVGGAAKLSK